One stretch of Fictibacillus sp. b24 DNA includes these proteins:
- a CDS encoding alanine/glycine:cation symporter family protein, translating into MSNFETFVGDAVAILWSQPMIYFCLGVGLLFSILTRFLQVRHFKEMIKLMMEGKSSKAGVSSFQALAIALSGRVGTGNIAGTATAIGFGGPGAVFWMWMIAFIGASSAFVESALAQVYKVKQDGEYRGGPAYYIEKGIGWKWYGIIFAISALAAMALLMPGIQSNSIAAGLDNAFNINPSVTGIFLVIILAAIIFGGVKRIANVAQYVVPFMAIGYVLVSLIIVAFHIPQVPEVLSLIFRSAFSFDSAFGGIVGSAIMWGVKRGIYSNEAGQGTGPHPAAAAEVSHPAKQGLVQAFSVYIDTWLVCTATAFMILFTGMYNVQNEADKTFIVENIPNVEAGTAFTQEAIESVLPGFGSGFVAVSLFFFAFTTIMAYYYIAETNIAYLMRGRNNRIPMFLLKIVLLGTTYYGAVKTADLAWALGDLGLGIMVWLNLIAILILAKPALRVLKDYEEQRKAGLDPVFDSTKLGIKNAEYWEGGYKEPASHSKEKVS; encoded by the coding sequence TTGAGCAACTTTGAAACGTTTGTAGGAGATGCAGTCGCGATTCTTTGGAGTCAGCCGATGATTTATTTTTGTTTAGGTGTAGGGCTATTATTTTCAATTTTAACTAGATTTTTGCAAGTGCGGCACTTTAAAGAAATGATCAAACTTATGATGGAAGGTAAAAGTTCGAAAGCTGGTGTTTCCTCTTTCCAGGCTTTAGCGATCGCGCTTTCTGGCCGTGTAGGAACAGGTAACATTGCGGGAACAGCAACAGCGATTGGCTTTGGTGGACCTGGTGCAGTATTCTGGATGTGGATGATTGCATTTATTGGTGCGTCCAGTGCATTTGTTGAATCAGCACTTGCTCAAGTATATAAAGTAAAGCAGGATGGAGAGTATCGTGGTGGACCTGCTTACTATATTGAAAAAGGAATCGGCTGGAAGTGGTACGGTATCATTTTCGCCATTTCAGCATTAGCTGCTATGGCATTACTAATGCCTGGAATTCAGTCAAACTCCATTGCTGCAGGGCTTGATAATGCTTTTAACATCAATCCATCTGTGACGGGTATTTTCTTAGTTATCATTTTAGCGGCTATTATTTTTGGTGGTGTTAAACGTATTGCAAATGTTGCACAATACGTAGTTCCATTCATGGCAATCGGCTATGTATTAGTATCGTTAATTATCGTTGCTTTTCATATTCCGCAGGTTCCAGAGGTGCTTTCTCTTATTTTCAGAAGTGCATTCTCATTTGATTCTGCATTTGGCGGAATTGTTGGTTCAGCTATTATGTGGGGAGTTAAGCGCGGTATTTATTCCAACGAAGCAGGACAAGGTACTGGTCCTCATCCAGCTGCAGCTGCAGAGGTGTCACACCCTGCGAAACAAGGTTTAGTTCAAGCATTTTCTGTATATATTGATACATGGCTTGTATGTACAGCTACGGCATTCATGATTCTTTTTACAGGTATGTACAATGTTCAAAATGAAGCAGATAAAACGTTTATTGTTGAGAATATTCCTAACGTTGAAGCAGGTACTGCATTTACACAAGAAGCGATTGAATCTGTACTACCTGGTTTCGGTTCTGGCTTTGTTGCTGTATCACTATTTTTCTTTGCGTTTACAACAATTATGGCTTACTACTATATTGCAGAAACGAATATTGCTTACCTCATGCGAGGCCGGAATAACAGAATTCCGATGTTCTTGCTGAAGATTGTACTGTTGGGAACAACGTATTATGGAGCTGTAAAGACGGCAGACCTTGCTTGGGCACTAGGAGATCTAGGTCTTGGTATCATGGTTTGGCTGAACTTGATCGCCATCTTAATTTTGGCAAAGCCAGCACTTCGTGTATTAAAAGATTACGAAGAGCAGAGAAAAGCTGGACTCGATCCGGTCTTCGATTCTACAAAACTTGGCATAAAGAATGCTGAGTATTGGGAAGGCGGATATAAAGAACCTGCTAGCCATTCAAAAGAAAAAGTATCATAA
- a CDS encoding threonine/serine exporter family protein: MTIVEQIITSFIASAAFVIIFNGPKRSLFHCGLVGMIGWIFYFLLESNGVDMVLATVIAAFSIAIASQYFAKKYKTPVIIYSVAGIIPLVPGGIAYNAMRNFVQNDYNLAINLAAKAFMISGSIAIGLVFSEVINQIIRKSKLKTIVNKSQ, translated from the coding sequence ATGACGATTGTTGAACAAATTATTACAAGTTTTATCGCGTCGGCGGCTTTTGTTATTATTTTTAACGGGCCTAAACGCTCACTATTTCATTGCGGACTAGTTGGTATGATTGGTTGGATCTTTTATTTTCTCTTAGAATCAAATGGGGTGGACATGGTATTAGCAACCGTTATTGCGGCGTTTTCAATAGCCATAGCTTCACAATATTTTGCAAAAAAATATAAAACACCTGTCATCATTTATAGCGTAGCAGGAATAATACCACTTGTTCCAGGGGGTATAGCCTATAATGCGATGCGAAACTTTGTGCAGAATGATTATAACTTAGCCATTAATTTAGCAGCAAAGGCTTTTATGATATCAGGCTCTATTGCCATAGGACTCGTTTTTTCGGAGGTTATTAATCAGATCATACGAAAATCAAAGCTGAAGACGATTGTAAACAAATCACAGTAA
- a CDS encoding threonine/serine exporter family protein → MEMENQETYDIMAVCLLAGKIMLQSGAETYRVEDTMMRIAASFGAYQSHPYVTPTGILFSVEGSEPTKTKLIRIVERTTDLEKVAQVNGISRKISAGEYTIEEAYKELKKISESGSPYSLWIHVLAAAISSGCFLIMFQGDWGDFVPAFITGGLGFLSLLYFHQLVPIKFFSEFSASLLIGLQAHLFVSTGIGEELDKIIIGSVMPLVPGLLITNAVRDLMAGHLISGLAKGADAFLTAFAIGAGIAVMFSFF, encoded by the coding sequence ATGGAAATGGAGAACCAAGAAACTTATGACATAATGGCCGTTTGTCTATTAGCGGGCAAGATTATGCTGCAAAGTGGAGCGGAGACATATCGTGTAGAAGATACAATGATGCGCATTGCGGCTTCTTTTGGTGCTTATCAATCGCATCCTTATGTAACACCAACAGGTATACTTTTTTCAGTCGAAGGTTCAGAGCCTACAAAAACAAAGCTTATTCGAATTGTGGAACGTACAACAGACTTAGAGAAAGTAGCCCAGGTTAACGGAATATCGCGAAAAATAAGTGCTGGGGAATACACAATCGAAGAAGCGTACAAAGAACTTAAGAAAATTAGTGAATCAGGATCTCCTTATTCACTCTGGATTCATGTGTTAGCTGCAGCCATTTCTTCAGGGTGTTTCTTAATCATGTTTCAGGGGGATTGGGGAGACTTTGTCCCTGCTTTTATTACAGGGGGATTAGGTTTCTTATCTCTTTTGTATTTTCATCAGCTCGTTCCTATTAAATTTTTCTCAGAGTTTTCTGCTTCACTATTAATTGGCCTGCAGGCACACTTGTTTGTCTCAACAGGAATTGGCGAAGAACTTGATAAAATCATTATAGGTTCAGTAATGCCGCTTGTCCCTGGATTGCTCATAACAAATGCTGTTCGTGATTTGATGGCTGGACACCTGATCTCGGGACTGGCTAAAGGCGCAGATGCGTTTTTAACAGCTTTTGCAATTGGAGCAGGAATCGCAGTTATGTTTTCATTTTTTTAA
- a CDS encoding LacI family DNA-binding transcriptional regulator, which translates to MANIRDIAKMAGVSVTTVSRVINNQPYVSAEKVSAVKEAMKKYNYHRNINAVHLSTGKTFLVGVVVPFSNHPYFGLLIEGIANAALAHNYKLVLIQTNYEKNKEIEALKMLEDKLIDALVICSRICEWKVIEEYSEYGPIILCEDSRNKNVSSTFVDHYKSFNIALDYLYGKGHKKIGYTIGRQSGTNSSQRDAAYKGFLAKHELLYEPSFVFSGSFNVEDGYKIVEELLQMKYRPTALLVTSDQVAAGILASCRDQNILVPQELAIMSFDNQPISKVMHITTLEVPLTLVGEKLFNQALNGDEVSHEEIQVRLIERKTV; encoded by the coding sequence ATGGCTAATATAAGAGATATTGCTAAAATGGCTGGAGTTTCCGTTACCACCGTGTCCCGTGTGATCAACAACCAGCCATATGTTAGTGCTGAAAAAGTCTCGGCTGTTAAAGAAGCAATGAAGAAATACAACTATCATCGAAACATCAATGCCGTTCATTTAAGTACAGGGAAAACATTTTTAGTCGGAGTAGTTGTTCCTTTTTCAAACCACCCATACTTTGGACTTTTAATAGAGGGAATAGCAAACGCAGCTTTGGCTCACAACTACAAACTCGTTTTGATTCAGACTAACTATGAAAAAAATAAAGAGATAGAAGCCTTAAAGATGCTAGAAGATAAACTAATTGATGCACTAGTCATCTGTTCAAGAATTTGTGAGTGGAAAGTCATTGAGGAGTATTCAGAATATGGCCCCATTATTTTATGTGAAGATTCAAGGAATAAAAATGTTTCTTCCACATTTGTTGATCATTATAAAAGCTTCAATATAGCCCTTGATTACCTGTACGGGAAAGGGCATAAAAAGATTGGTTACACGATAGGACGTCAATCAGGAACGAACAGCAGCCAAAGAGATGCTGCGTATAAAGGTTTTTTAGCAAAACACGAATTACTTTATGAACCTAGTTTTGTTTTTTCAGGCAGTTTTAACGTTGAAGATGGATATAAGATTGTAGAAGAGTTATTACAGATGAAGTACCGTCCCACTGCCTTACTTGTTACAAGTGACCAAGTAGCTGCAGGAATCTTAGCAAGCTGCAGAGATCAAAACATACTGGTTCCACAAGAGCTTGCCATTATGAGCTTTGACAACCAGCCCATTTCAAAAGTGATGCACATCACAACATTAGAAGTCCCTCTTACACTTGTAGGAGAGAAGCTCTTTAATCAAGCATTAAACGGCGATGAAGTTTCACATGAGGAAATACAGGTGCGTTTGATTGAAAGAAAGACAGTCTAA
- the essA gene encoding type VII secretion protein EssA: MKLIKQILIMSVVSLIFLGPNSAFAGKSINELTPNQYEKNNNKEDAVLKESLTDIKQRLPEEQKGLTFTKDAENKFEDVKDGLFSQTVTSINNSITSKAKKMGLFSKEKEDVLSISADNENKQSLSDSVISISMIYMILIVLGILVMVVLLMTGTRRNSRNEGNLLQ; this comes from the coding sequence ATGAAGCTTATTAAGCAGATTTTAATAATGTCAGTTGTTTCCCTGATCTTCTTAGGACCTAACTCTGCTTTTGCCGGTAAAAGTATTAATGAACTAACTCCAAATCAGTATGAAAAAAACAATAATAAAGAAGATGCTGTTTTGAAGGAGTCACTAACAGATATAAAACAACGATTGCCAGAAGAACAAAAAGGTTTAACGTTTACCAAGGACGCGGAAAACAAGTTTGAAGATGTAAAAGATGGACTTTTCTCTCAAACAGTCACGTCCATCAATAATAGCATTACTTCTAAAGCTAAAAAGATGGGTCTTTTTTCTAAAGAGAAAGAAGATGTCCTATCCATATCCGCAGACAATGAGAATAAACAAAGCTTGAGTGATTCCGTTATATCAATATCTATGATTTATATGATATTAATTGTGCTTGGTATCCTAGTAATGGTGGTATTACTCATGACTGGAACAAGAAGAAACTCAAGAAATGAAGGAAACCTTCTTCAATAA
- the esaA gene encoding type VII secretion protein EsaA → MTNSWKYGIKMFLAIAIILVFPQLFMHFIGDNPMQAKANGTRSIAIVNEDLGSEEEENPLQLGREVPAILEDGSEYKWTVISRSAADSGLKSNKYDAVVYIPSNFTSNILTYNEAQPTKADFQYTVQSQLTAVNKEKILRELDFAGNRLNKQMTSLYWNYVSQDMEDVRKEFDRILEKEIEFQTTMISFYKPSSGELAAELQRQKDMLVQLQSSMKQADETSPKRAGNLEQFEQTLSSFVQYVEVYKEYQGNQQKLLSEAQQQNLMFINTGKESFAARQSESRQVFSEQGDKFIANMSGINELLEGNNQSISILNDERYKQVDRQKSEMATIHNDIIDAYIQQQQQTELLQLEGEISRVRAGIGGGGSGEGGESENPGNPTNPDIPIDTGTPISPSFEEELNKLTEISEQFLQIINVLQSLPEPRDPIITKSIEDLTNLSNRLNEVKERIKNKGNQDGWKIEYDKLLQAYESLLLNRNEILEVNKKLVESNNNLMNANKKLKENNSKLFEEIRAKELVLLDLNKNLNPAIFTPALVDGKLDGVLSYYGLLTEYESVLKRSGASTKETVLGNADLNNRVQQALNVSEDEKEKWDELQTKFPVTQQEMKGLGNSFSTFKQDYQISLDEQQQELMGNIYSIEESANNVLMKLQELQSNEPLPTGEGSQLITNQQSINQEVAMINDLMASIGERQASVVNYTGELQGRVNSVQKDATVLNEKWTTNVASTKLVRDDVFNVLGNTYLDGQSNGYVYEYLANPLKVTGNNPQLESEAVKAVPPVVILIVILISGLLIGYFSHYFSPLPFLVKNSIFGLLNLIVGLVISLFGLEIYSLSNTDSIQFSIFTILLLTAASTLVRSTFNIGSFVGWMASIGLILFFVSPLLALAAPNFQYEDPMSAIYMSIQYGADNDYRIGCFFLIGLIAILSLIPYAVQLWRKPPKKNNTDQAHEAY, encoded by the coding sequence ATGACGAACTCATGGAAATATGGGATAAAGATGTTTCTTGCGATAGCTATTATTCTAGTGTTTCCCCAGCTCTTTATGCACTTCATTGGGGATAATCCCATGCAGGCAAAAGCAAACGGCACCCGATCAATAGCCATTGTAAACGAAGATCTTGGTTCAGAAGAGGAAGAGAATCCACTTCAATTAGGCAGGGAAGTACCTGCTATTTTGGAAGATGGATCAGAGTATAAGTGGACCGTAATCAGCAGAAGTGCGGCAGATAGCGGCTTAAAAAGTAATAAATATGATGCCGTTGTCTACATTCCATCTAACTTTACATCTAATATTCTAACCTATAATGAGGCTCAGCCGACTAAAGCTGACTTTCAATATACGGTTCAATCACAGCTTACTGCAGTTAATAAAGAAAAGATATTACGAGAGTTGGACTTTGCGGGTAATCGGTTAAACAAACAGATGACATCATTATATTGGAACTACGTTTCTCAAGACATGGAGGATGTCAGAAAAGAATTTGATCGTATTCTTGAGAAAGAGATTGAATTTCAAACGACGATGATTAGTTTTTATAAGCCTAGTTCTGGTGAACTTGCTGCGGAACTTCAAAGACAGAAAGATATGCTTGTGCAGCTTCAGTCTAGTATGAAGCAGGCGGATGAGACATCCCCAAAACGAGCAGGGAATTTAGAACAGTTTGAACAAACGCTCTCATCTTTTGTTCAATATGTTGAAGTATATAAAGAGTACCAGGGGAATCAGCAAAAATTACTAAGTGAAGCACAACAGCAAAATCTAATGTTCATTAATACAGGTAAAGAGAGTTTTGCAGCTAGACAAAGTGAATCTAGACAAGTTTTTAGTGAGCAGGGCGATAAATTTATAGCTAATATGTCGGGGATTAACGAATTGTTGGAAGGGAACAACCAATCTATTTCAATTTTAAATGATGAACGTTATAAACAAGTAGATCGGCAAAAAAGTGAAATGGCCACCATTCATAATGACATCATAGATGCTTATATTCAGCAACAGCAACAAACAGAACTCCTTCAGTTAGAAGGAGAAATCAGTAGAGTACGTGCAGGAATAGGTGGGGGAGGATCGGGTGAAGGTGGAGAATCAGAAAATCCAGGGAATCCAACAAACCCAGATATACCTATAGATACAGGAACCCCAATATCACCAAGCTTTGAAGAGGAACTAAATAAGCTTACTGAAATTAGTGAGCAATTTCTTCAAATTATTAATGTACTACAATCACTTCCAGAACCTAGAGATCCAATAATAACTAAATCTATTGAAGATTTAACAAATCTATCCAATCGATTAAATGAAGTAAAAGAAAGAATAAAAAATAAAGGGAATCAGGATGGCTGGAAAATAGAATATGATAAATTACTTCAGGCCTATGAATCTCTATTATTAAACCGGAATGAGATTTTAGAGGTGAATAAGAAACTAGTAGAATCAAACAACAATCTAATGAATGCAAATAAAAAATTAAAAGAAAACAACTCCAAATTATTTGAAGAAATTCGTGCTAAGGAGTTGGTTCTTTTAGATCTTAATAAGAATTTAAATCCTGCAATATTTACTCCTGCTTTAGTAGACGGGAAGTTAGACGGTGTACTTTCTTATTATGGGTTATTAACCGAATACGAGTCTGTACTTAAGAGATCTGGTGCTTCAACGAAAGAAACAGTACTTGGAAATGCTGATCTAAACAATCGAGTACAACAAGCATTAAATGTGAGTGAGGATGAAAAAGAAAAATGGGATGAACTTCAAACTAAGTTTCCTGTTACTCAACAAGAAATGAAGGGTCTAGGGAATTCTTTTTCTACTTTTAAACAAGATTATCAAATAAGCCTAGATGAGCAGCAGCAAGAGTTGATGGGCAACATTTATTCAATTGAAGAAAGTGCAAACAATGTTTTAATGAAGCTTCAGGAATTACAATCTAATGAACCATTACCAACTGGTGAAGGTTCACAATTAATTACAAATCAGCAAAGCATTAATCAAGAGGTAGCAATGATTAATGATCTAATGGCATCAATAGGGGAAAGACAAGCGTCTGTTGTAAATTACACAGGTGAACTACAAGGAAGAGTTAACAGTGTTCAAAAAGATGCAACCGTGTTAAATGAAAAATGGACCACAAATGTTGCATCTACAAAACTAGTACGAGATGATGTATTCAATGTACTCGGGAACACGTATTTAGATGGTCAGAGTAACGGTTACGTTTATGAATATCTAGCGAATCCGTTAAAAGTGACGGGTAATAATCCACAGCTGGAATCTGAAGCTGTGAAAGCTGTTCCGCCAGTGGTAATTCTGATCGTAATCTTAATTAGTGGTTTACTAATCGGCTATTTTAGTCATTATTTCAGTCCACTCCCGTTTTTAGTGAAAAACTCTATTTTCGGACTATTAAACTTAATCGTGGGACTAGTTATTAGTTTGTTTGGATTAGAAATATACTCTTTATCTAATACAGACTCCATACAGTTTTCCATCTTTACTATTCTGTTGTTAACGGCTGCATCAACACTTGTACGGTCAACCTTTAATATAGGATCATTTGTTGGATGGATGGCTAGTATTGGTCTAATTTTATTCTTTGTCAGCCCTTTACTTGCGTTAGCCGCACCTAACTTCCAATATGAGGATCCAATGTCTGCGATCTACATGTCCATTCAATATGGAGCGGATAATGATTATCGGATAGGTTGTTTCTTCTTAATAGGCCTCATTGCTATTCTGTCATTGATTCCGTATGCTGTTCAATTATGGAGAAAGCCTCCTAAGAAAAATAATACGGATCAGGCACATGAAGCTTATTAA